GAAAACCATCACCGGTAAGCCCAAGGGCGCGTTCATGAAGGGCAGCTACAAAATCAACTGGCATGCCGCCTCGGGCGACGGCCACCGGATGACCGGCGTAGTCCCCTTCAAGGTAAAGTGACGAGATGCTGGAAGCCGCGCTCGGGTCTTGCCAGCCCAACTTCAGAGAGCGCTAACCGACGGTCTTTAACGGGGGGTAGTGCTCATGGCGTCCCCCACCGTCTGCTCATACCTTAGCCGTGGAGGCGTGTGCTCGCTATTGAAGCTGTGGGCGGCTCTCCTCCTGTTCTGCAGGAGCTCATGCTCCCGCGGATGGTAGAGAGCCATCCACAGCTTCAATTGCAGACCTATTGCGGTCAGGGCGGCTCACGACCCTAGGCCGACGTTCGGAACGTCCGGTTGTTGCAGGGAAGATCCGAGGTCATGTTCGCTGACGGCTCCGTCGCGCTGACGAGAACAGCGCGCAGGCGCTTGAGCGCACGCCGTAGCCGGGATTTCACTGTTCCGAGGGGAAGGCCCAAAACCCGGGCGATCTCGCCGTGAGGGCTGTCATGAAAATAGGACATCCGAAGCAACTGGGCCTCCGTCGTCGGCAACTGGTGCAGAGCTGATCGTAGGCGCTGCTCGCGCTCGGCGCTGAGGTACGCGTCCTCAGGCGTCACCGGCCCCAACGCATCGCCCATCAGGTGGATGAAGTTGGCAGCAGGGCGATCTCGCCGATACCCGTCCACGTAGGTGTTGCGGTCGATCGTGTAAATCCACGCCGAGGCGCTTCCTTGGTCCGGATCGAATGTGGCGGCCCTGGTCCAGAGCTTGACGAAAGTTTCGACCGCAAGATCCTCGGCCAAATCCGGAGCGACGCCCTTTCGCATCATGTAGCTCTTCACTTTGGGCGCGAGGCTATTGAACAACTGCGCGAACGCGTCCCGGTCACGCCCTAAGGCGACGGCCGAAATCAGGCGGGCATATTCTGTCGATTGCTCATTCGAAGGAGACGCCTGGAGATTGCCCAAGTTGCCAGGATTCATCACCGGAAGCTCCAAGCAGGGCGTCAGCGCCGTTGATTGAGACAGCCGCTACGCAACGCCGACAGCTTACGAACGCGGTCCGGTGTCTTCAGCCCTCACATCGTCAAACGGCGAAGCTCGCCCCTGGGTTCCTGAACTAGCACCGCAGGGTGCGCCCCCGCCTGCTGTGCTGCCACGGCAAGCTTATCCGGCGGAAATCGGTGACGCTTGTAGGAAATCGGTGTCACGGGGTGGCTCCTTCGACTGGCGTCACGCCAATACCGGAGACATGTTGACCTTAAACTGACAGCACCCCTTCAGAGGCTCTGATGCGTCAGCCAGTCGTCTCCAGGATCAATCGAACCGTCTCGTCCGGCTGGTCCCATTGCGGGAAGTGACCGCAGTCTCGAAACCATTGCAGCCGCGCGCCAGGGAAGGCGGCTTGGGCGCGCTTGGCTTGGCGCGGTAGGAGAAGACGGTCGTTGCAACCCCAGCCTATTGCTACGCGGCCCGGAGGGGACGATGTCCCATGTTGCAAAGGCCCACTGGCCAGTTCGCGCACCACGTCATCGAAGACCGAGGTTGCCGCGAAGGTCCGCATCTCCGTCAGGACCACGTCCGGAGGGAGCTTCCAGGGCTTCGCCGACAGCTGGGCGAGCAGCAGCGTCCGTGTTGCGGCGTGGCGCGCGAGGAAGGGCATAACCGGCTGAAGCCATCGCACGAGTTTTATCGAGGCCGCGATGGTGGTCTGGAAGAACTTCGTCTCCCAGCCCTGCCAGAAGCCGCCGGGATCGAGCGCGACGCAGTTGCCGCCCACGCCTCGCCGCGACAACTCCAACACCAGCCGCGCCCCAACTGAACTACCAACCAAGTCGATCCCGCTCAGTCCCTGCTCTTCGATGAAGGCGGAAATCGCGTCGGCATAGGCGGCGACTGTTTGGCGTCCAGGGATGGAGGGTGACATGCCATGCCCCGGCAGATCGATGAGCACGAGCTGGCGCGACTGGCTGAGCACCGGGGCTATCATGTCCCACGAGCGGACGCTGCCTCCCAGTCCATGCACCATCAGGAGCGGTCGCCCCTGCCCGAGGCGTTCAGAGTGAATGGTCATAGCCACATAACGGCGGCCGCAGGCTCCAGTTCATCGAGCCTCCTCGGGTGTGCCAAGTGGCCGATTTCCGCTGTACGTAGCAAGGACTCAGCCGCCGCACTCTGCGGCCGCAAGCGTCTCCGGTTCCACACCCTACCAGCAGAGCTGCGAAGCCCGTAAAGCCGCCCCTGCTCACCTATGAGCGGCCCCGGTGTCCGGCGCGACCAGCTGCCCCCTACCTGGCACCCGGCTCCACCTTCAGCGGCCCTGTGGCCTACGTCGGGGACGGGGACAGCATGGCGGTCGGCCAGGGTAACCAGAACTGGGTGGAGGTCCGGGTGGCGGACTTCCATGCGCCTGACCTGCGCGCGCCCGGTGGCGCCCAGGCGAAGGCGGCCCTGGAGCGCATCACGGCGGTAAGCGCGCCGTCTGCAATGCGCAACACCTCAGCCATGACGGGGTGGTGGCCGGGTGTCGGATCGGAGGGAGATCGGTGGAGGACTTGATGAGGTCGGCGGGGGTGCCTGGTCGTCGGCACCCAAGGTCCGCTCGCCACCCATCTAGGTCGTGCACAACGTCCGCTTGGTGGACCGAGGCGACCACCAAGCGGCACGCCGGTACGGTCAGATTTCGATCTGCTCTGACAAGGCAAGGGCGTCATCCACCTCGATTCCCAGGTACCGAACCGTGCTCTCTAGCTTTCGATGACCTAGGAGGAGCTGGCAGGCGCGGAGATTGCCGGTCTTCTTGTAAAGCAGGGCCACCTTGGTTCGGCGCAGGCTGTGCGTGCCGTAGGCGCGGGGCTCCAGCTCGATCATGGTCACCCACTCACCGACAAGCCTGGCGTACTGACGTGTCGTCAGGTGGTCGCCGGGACGCGAACGGCTAGGAAAGAGCCAGTCATCCGCGCGCGTTCCGCGCAACGCCAGCCACGCAGATAGCGCGTCCCGGCTGGCGTCAGTGATCTCGAACGGTACGGGCCGGCCCGTCTTCTGCTGGATGACCGTGACTCGGTCCCGCATTATCCCGCCGGGCGCAACATCACTGACCCTGAGCTTTACGAGGTCGCACCCACGAAGCTTCGCGTCCAGAGCGCAGTTGAAGAGAGCCAGGTCCCGGACCTTACCCGCGGTCCTCAACTGCTGGCGAATTCCCCATATGTGCTTGGGCTTGAGCGGGGGCTTCGCCCCAATGATGCGCCCTGAATTCCAGGGCCGTTTGGGCATGCGAAAGAGGTCGATTTGAGCCATGGCTCACCTCCGACTGGCAGCGCCCACCCAGCCGGCTGAATCATACAGTTTCATTGGGAATGCGTCCGCAGGCAGACGTTCCGCATGTCGCCAGCGGGTGGAAAGCAGTCCTGACGGTGACCTCAATAGCGGACCTTTCCAGCCTGACCCGCGGCACACTCAGGTCGGTCTAAATCACCGATGGTTCGACAAAGCGCCAAGCAAGAGTTTCGCCGGCGCCGAACGGCACGATCGCAGTGGCGGCTGCTGCAATGGTCAGGGGGACTAGACTGGGAGATCGCTCCAGAATGACCATGCTCTCATTGGGTGCCAGGCCGTAGAAGCGAGGACCATTTTCTGACGAAAAGGCTTCGAGAGACCCGAGCGCATCCTCTTCATCGAACACCGTCGCATAGCTTTCCAGCGCGAAGGGAGCGTTGAAGATTCCCGCGCACCCGCACGCCGACTCCTTGTCGCCGACCGCATGGGGGGCGGAGTCCGTGCCCAGGAAGAACTTGGCGGAGCCAGAGGTCGCCGCCCGGCGCAAGGCGAGCCTGTGCGTCTCTCGCTTGGCGACCGGCAGGCAATAGAAGTGCGGTCTAATCCCGCCTTCGAACATGGCGTTTCGGTTGATTGCCAGATGGTGGGGCGTAATGGTCGCTGCCAGATTTGGGCCTCCGGCTTCGACGAAGGCCACCGCGTCGACCGTCGTAATGTGCTCGAAAACAACCTTCAGGCCCGGAAAGTCCCGGATCAGCTTGCCGAGGATGCGTTCGATAAAGACCGCTTCCCGGTCAAAGATGTCGACATGGCGGTCCGTCACCTCGCCATGTAGAAGCAGCGGCATCCCGATGTTCTGCATGACCTCAAGCACAGGATAGATTTTCCGCACGTCGGTGACGCCATGATCCGAATTCGTCGTGGCGTGCGCGGGATAGAGCTTGCAGGCGGTGAACACGCCTTCGACAAAACCACGCTCGACTTCAGAGGCCTCGATCGTGTCGGTCAGATAGCAGGTCATCAGCGGTTGGAAGACCCGTCCTGGTTCAAGCGCGGCCAGGATTCGATCACGATAGGCTTTCGCCGCTGCGATCGTGGTGATCGGCGGACTGAGGTTAGGCATGACGATGGCCCGTGCAAACTGTCGGGCCGTGTAGTTGACGACGGAGGCGAGCATCGGCCCATCGCGAAGATGGACATGCCAGTCGTCGGGTCGCCGAAGGGTCAGGCGGGTCGCCGAATTACGGGCCTCACCGGGCACGGCGTCGATGTCAGATGTCAGCATAGACGTGGTCCTCGGCTGCGGCGCCGGGATGGGTGACCGCACCATGCCGGGCGGTGCCCACGGTCTGCGCGTACTTCCAGATTGAGCCGGACTGGAAGCCATGCCTGCGTGGTGACCAGTTGGCCCGTCGCGCCGCCAGGGTCGCCTCGTCGAGCCGGATCGACAGGATACCGGCGTCTGCGTCGATATCGATGATGTCGCCATCTTCGATCA
The sequence above is drawn from the Phenylobacterium glaciei genome and encodes:
- the pyrC gene encoding dihydroorotase, yielding MLTSDIDAVPGEARNSATRLTLRRPDDWHVHLRDGPMLASVVNYTARQFARAIVMPNLSPPITTIAAAKAYRDRILAALEPGRVFQPLMTCYLTDTIEASEVERGFVEGVFTACKLYPAHATTNSDHGVTDVRKIYPVLEVMQNIGMPLLLHGEVTDRHVDIFDREAVFIERILGKLIRDFPGLKVVFEHITTVDAVAFVEAGGPNLAATITPHHLAINRNAMFEGGIRPHFYCLPVAKRETHRLALRRAATSGSAKFFLGTDSAPHAVGDKESACGCAGIFNAPFALESYATVFDEEDALGSLEAFSSENGPRFYGLAPNESMVILERSPSLVPLTIAAAATAIVPFGAGETLAWRFVEPSVI
- a CDS encoding sigma-70 family RNA polymerase sigma factor, which produces MNPGNLGNLQASPSNEQSTEYARLISAVALGRDRDAFAQLFNSLAPKVKSYMMRKGVAPDLAEDLAVETFVKLWTRAATFDPDQGSASAWIYTIDRNTYVDGYRRDRPAANFIHLMGDALGPVTPEDAYLSAEREQRLRSALHQLPTTEAQLLRMSYFHDSPHGEIARVLGLPLGTVKSRLRRALKRLRAVLVSATEPSANMTSDLPCNNRTFRTSA
- a CDS encoding tyrosine-type recombinase/integrase, which produces MAQIDLFRMPKRPWNSGRIIGAKPPLKPKHIWGIRQQLRTAGKVRDLALFNCALDAKLRGCDLVKLRVSDVAPGGIMRDRVTVIQQKTGRPVPFEITDASRDALSAWLALRGTRADDWLFPSRSRPGDHLTTRQYARLVGEWVTMIELEPRAYGTHSLRRTKVALLYKKTGNLRACQLLLGHRKLESTVRYLGIEVDDALALSEQIEI
- a CDS encoding alpha/beta fold hydrolase, whose protein sequence is MVHGLGGSVRSWDMIAPVLSQSRQLVLIDLPGHGMSPSIPGRQTVAAYADAISAFIEEQGLSGIDLVGSSVGARLVLELSRRGVGGNCVALDPGGFWQGWETKFFQTTIAASIKLVRWLQPVMPFLARHAATRTLLLAQLSAKPWKLPPDVVLTEMRTFAATSVFDDVVRELASGPLQHGTSSPPGRVAIGWGCNDRLLLPRQAKRAQAAFPGARLQWFRDCGHFPQWDQPDETVRLILETTG